In one Lolium rigidum isolate FL_2022 chromosome 3, APGP_CSIRO_Lrig_0.1, whole genome shotgun sequence genomic region, the following are encoded:
- the LOC124697706 gene encoding SEC12-like protein 1 — MAGGDGGNEPPAWGVVGKVTCVAWIRRSGGGANRLLVVYGRAGTASSPPILDLFAFDARACTLASEPLLRIAMGEDEDDAPRAIAVHPGGAEFVCATAKGCRQFKLVSEDFSINLIAMDSPPLQSVGPQRCLAFSTDGAKFATGGEDGHLRIFHWPSLRLLLDEPKAHKSFRDMDISLDSLFLASTSTDGSARIWKIDEGVPLVNLTRSADENIECCCFSRNGKKPFLFCTLVRGNDILTMVLDITNWKRIGYKRLLRKPVSTLSVSLDGKYLALGSRDGDCCVVDVQSMQVSHLIKKVHLGSPISSIAFCPTERIVISTSHQWGAEVTKLDVPADWRVWQIWLLLLSFFAAWAVVFYTFFKHTTLL, encoded by the exons ATGGCGGGCGGTGACGGCGGCAACGAGCCTCCGGCGTGGGGCGTCGTCGGCAAGGTGACCTGCGTGGCGTGGAtacggcggagcggcggcggtgcCAACCGCCTCCTGGTGGTGTACGGGCGCGCCGGCACGGCCTCGTCGCCGCCCATCCTCGACCTCTTCGCGTTCGACGCCAGGGCGTGCACGCTCGCCTCCGAACCCCTG CTGCGTATCGCGATGGGCGAGGATGAAGACGACGCGCCGCGCGCCATAGCCGTGCACCCCGGCGGCGCCGAGTTCGTCTGCGCCACCGCCAAAGGCTGCAG GCAGTTCAAGTTGGTCTCTGAAGACTTCAGTATCAACCTTATTGCGATGGATTCTCCACCTCTCCAATCAGTTGGGCCTCAGAGATGTTTGGCATTCAGTACTGACGGTGCTAAGTTTGCTACTGGTGGTGAG GATGGACATCTCAGAATATTTCATTGGCCAAGTCTCAGGTTGCTTTTGGATGAACCTAAAGCCCATAAATCCTTCCGAGACATGGACATCAG CTTGGATTCACTATTCTTAGCCTCGACATCCACTGATGGTTCTGCAAGAATATGGAAGATAGATGAGGGAGTCCCACTAGTAAATTTAACTAGATCAGCG GATGAGAACATTGAGTGTTGCTGCTTTTCCAGGAATGGAAAGAAACCTTTCCTGTTTTGCACACTTGTAAGAG GTAATGACATTTTGACTATGGTTTTGGACATAACTAACTGGAAGAGAATTGGATACAAAAGACTTCTGCGGAAACCTGTTTCCACACTTTCAGTTAGCTTGGATGGAAAGTATCTAGCACT GGGAAGCCGCGACGGTGACTGTTGTGTTGTGGATGTGCAGTCGATGCAAGTTTCTCACCTCATCAAGAAGGTTCATCTTGGGTCCCCAATTTCCTCTATTGCGTTCTGCCCTACCGAAAG GATTGTGATCTCCACCTCACACCAATGGGGAGCAGAGGTAACGAAGCTGGACGTCCCTGCCGACTGGAGAG TGTGGCAGATCTGGCTGCTACTCCTGAGCTTCTTCGCGGCGTGGGCGGTCGTGTTCTACACCTTCTTCAAGCACACAACCCTTTTGTAA